A genomic region of Candidatus Binataceae bacterium contains the following coding sequences:
- a CDS encoding class I SAM-dependent methyltransferase: MNDLPGRVAAQFRNPTGFAGRVAGRIMLVSNRKVNRFVVAQLQIDPDDRVLEIGFGPGGCITMLAECVTGRGKVAGIDPSSTMIALASSRNRRYLANGRVELKPGTVSAIPYPNDEFDKVCSINNIYFWPSLADDLREIRRTMKSGGILALAFRKEPRPNAPREPPSLDPHKIECLLTEACFGEIRIETCRIAPWTEACVLARK, from the coding sequence ATGAACGACCTGCCAGGCCGTGTGGCCGCTCAGTTCCGCAATCCGACGGGATTCGCCGGTCGCGTGGCAGGGCGAATCATGCTGGTATCCAATCGCAAGGTAAACCGCTTCGTCGTCGCGCAGCTGCAAATCGATCCCGACGACCGCGTGCTCGAAATCGGCTTTGGCCCGGGCGGATGCATCACGATGCTCGCCGAGTGCGTGACCGGCAGAGGTAAAGTTGCTGGCATCGATCCATCTTCAACGATGATTGCGCTGGCAAGCTCTCGTAATCGACGCTACCTGGCGAATGGGCGTGTCGAGCTCAAGCCAGGTACCGTTTCGGCAATCCCATATCCAAACGACGAGTTCGACAAGGTCTGCAGCATCAATAATATCTACTTCTGGCCCTCATTGGCGGACGACTTACGCGAAATCCGGCGCACAATGAAATCAGGCGGCATTCTAGCGCTCGCCTTCAGGAAGGAACCACGCCCAAACGCTCCACGGGAACCGCCGAGCCTGGATCCACACAAGATAGAATGCCTGCTGACCGAGGCCTGCTTTGGTGAAATACGCATCGAGACATGCAGGATCGCGCCATGGACCGAGGCGTGCGTCCTCGCCCGCAAGTGA
- a CDS encoding glycosyltransferase family 87 protein, with protein MPAVKPGKVTGRVRSLVEWAANRRDVAIIAAALALIELCYIIYLRRPLIIGLDFSSYYTWAFAIRRHLNPYRGDLTPLASRLGLSIGTVLRTNYPPTTLLLFEQFVKFRPIVAYWIWISLSAVLFVAALTLMLTAELPMPLAAIAAVFAISYLPVDIHFVFAQIQIPLLFLFVLVMRELRQNRQDTAGSILALAGLLKIFPMLLIIYFVSDRRWKGVACAGLVFVFGFVLSMLLMGRDALDFFGAFVRTALPGHGAPILPIVSIPGAYFRFYEFFSTKADIRAHHLGSLTFVSTLTNLLVLALALRAALRLRERGKSLEPAFGLLITTTVLVTPIAWPHYMVLLLIPLAQLAFAAYRGTATRLAIALGIAAYLLADVAIELSRIEYYVYGHQVLADQISEGLFWSVVLTFAASYVMILQDSRREPSTDTAALTQSSHAASPA; from the coding sequence ATGCCCGCCGTGAAGCCCGGGAAGGTCACGGGCCGCGTGCGCTCGCTCGTCGAATGGGCGGCCAATCGCCGCGATGTGGCGATCATCGCCGCCGCGCTCGCGCTGATCGAGCTCTGCTACATTATCTACCTGCGCCGTCCGCTAATCATCGGGCTGGATTTCTCGAGCTACTACACCTGGGCATTCGCTATACGCCGGCATCTCAATCCGTATCGTGGCGATCTGACTCCGTTGGCGAGCAGACTAGGGCTTTCAATCGGGACCGTTCTTCGAACTAACTACCCGCCGACTACCCTTTTACTGTTCGAGCAGTTCGTGAAATTCAGACCAATCGTCGCTTACTGGATCTGGATCAGCCTGAGCGCCGTCCTCTTCGTTGCGGCGCTGACTCTGATGTTAACTGCTGAGCTACCCATGCCGCTGGCCGCAATTGCGGCTGTTTTCGCGATTTCCTACTTGCCGGTCGATATTCACTTCGTGTTCGCGCAAATCCAGATTCCGCTGCTGTTCCTATTCGTTCTAGTCATGCGAGAACTCCGGCAAAATCGCCAGGACACTGCTGGTTCGATCCTGGCCTTGGCCGGACTGCTGAAGATCTTTCCGATGCTTCTGATTATCTACTTCGTATCCGATCGGCGATGGAAAGGGGTCGCATGCGCCGGACTCGTATTTGTCTTCGGGTTTGTTCTCAGCATGCTGCTCATGGGACGCGATGCACTCGACTTCTTCGGGGCGTTCGTACGTACGGCGCTTCCGGGTCACGGTGCGCCGATCCTGCCGATCGTGAGCATCCCGGGAGCCTATTTCAGATTTTACGAATTCTTCAGCACCAAGGCGGACATAAGGGCACACCACCTTGGATCACTAACGTTTGTAAGTACATTGACGAACCTGCTCGTTCTCGCCTTGGCGCTGCGGGCGGCTCTGCGACTGCGAGAGCGGGGAAAATCACTCGAGCCGGCCTTTGGTCTGTTGATCACGACGACGGTGCTAGTCACACCGATCGCATGGCCGCATTATATGGTGCTGCTCCTGATACCCCTTGCACAATTGGCATTTGCAGCTTATCGCGGCACGGCCACCCGCCTGGCGATCGCTCTTGGCATCGCCGCATATCTGCTGGCTGACGTCGCGATCGAATTATCTCGTATTGAGTATTATGTGTATGGGCATCAAGTTCTGGCCGATCAGATATCTGAGGGCTTGTTTTGGTCAGTAGTGCTCACGTTCGCTGCGTCATATGTAATGATCCTACAAGACTCGCGAAGAGAACCGAGTACAGACACGGCGGCGCTCACTCAATCGTCGCACGCAGCTAGTCCTGCATAA
- a CDS encoding glycosyltransferase family 87 protein yields the protein MDDNIAKARSRFWQIVNRPEAAALAIVVAIIWAYRAIWIERPLDIIRLDFSCYYTWAIAARRHINAYQNDLTLLGLHNGAIIGPVTRSNYPPTFLLLSEPLSHFAPTNAHWIWIIMSVALLIAATVILLADDLPPYLIAIAVSLSFLYSPTYVHFEFGQAQILIMFLLILVLRELERDREITAGLILAFAGLLKGYPLFMALYFLCDHRWRALAAMAVAVMFGFMLTVVILGPWSLGFFARLPRAITAGAGVPMLPIVSIAGTIWRWFGYFVSPANAKSRFALLIHFIATALDLCIFGWVVIVTLRLRARGIDPRSAFGLLIPTMVLLIPGAWPHYMVLLLIPFGQLAIAAYRGEAPRLAIAFGIAAFVVAELAYSGGFVIFDAGHPVLGNVVMEGLFVSTILSWGAAYVLAADLLSRRASPGVRDRSAAPRQAQPQPYAAETR from the coding sequence ATGGACGATAACATTGCGAAGGCACGGTCTCGATTCTGGCAAATAGTGAATCGGCCGGAAGCGGCCGCACTTGCTATTGTCGTCGCGATTATCTGGGCTTACCGCGCAATTTGGATCGAGCGCCCGCTCGATATAATTAGACTAGACTTCTCATGTTACTACACGTGGGCGATTGCCGCTCGACGCCATATTAATGCATATCAGAACGACCTTACCCTACTAGGGCTTCATAATGGGGCAATAATCGGTCCAGTCACGCGATCGAATTACCCTCCGACGTTCCTTCTGCTATCGGAACCGCTTTCGCATTTTGCGCCGACTAACGCTCACTGGATCTGGATCATCATGAGCGTCGCGCTGCTCATCGCGGCGACCGTGATTCTACTGGCTGACGATCTGCCCCCGTACTTGATCGCCATCGCCGTTTCGTTGTCGTTCTTGTATAGCCCGACTTATGTTCATTTCGAATTCGGGCAGGCGCAGATACTGATAATGTTCCTGCTGATCCTGGTTCTGCGCGAACTCGAGCGCGATCGCGAAATCACTGCGGGCTTGATTCTCGCCTTCGCGGGATTGTTGAAGGGATATCCGCTATTCATGGCGCTTTACTTTCTTTGCGATCATCGCTGGCGTGCGCTCGCTGCGATGGCAGTCGCGGTGATGTTCGGATTCATGCTGACGGTAGTTATCCTGGGCCCGTGGTCGCTCGGCTTTTTCGCACGACTTCCCAGAGCAATCACCGCCGGAGCAGGGGTGCCGATGCTGCCGATCGTCAGTATCGCGGGCACGATCTGGCGCTGGTTCGGGTACTTCGTGAGCCCGGCAAACGCGAAGTCGCGCTTCGCACTATTGATTCATTTCATCGCAACGGCGTTGGACCTGTGCATTTTCGGCTGGGTGGTGATTGTGACCCTGCGGCTTCGCGCGCGAGGCATCGATCCTCGCAGCGCCTTCGGGCTGCTGATCCCGACGATGGTGCTGCTGATACCCGGCGCCTGGCCGCATTATATGGTCCTGCTGCTGATCCCCTTTGGACAACTCGCGATCGCCGCCTATCGGGGAGAGGCGCCCCGATTGGCGATCGCATTCGGCATCGCAGCATTCGTCGTCGCCGAACTCGCCTATTCAGGCGGGTTCGTAATCTTCGACGCCGGCCATCCGGTGCTTGGAAATGTAGTGATGGAGGGGCTGTTCGTATCGACGATACTTTCCTGGGGCGCCGCGTATGTCCTCGCCGCCGATCTGCTTAGCCGTCGCGCTTCGCCGGGTGTTCGGGATCGCTCCGCGGCTCCAAGACAAGCTCAACCGCAGCCGTACGCGGCGGAGACTCGATGA
- a CDS encoding SDR family oxidoreductase, whose amino-acid sequence MNNPKHEHRVAIVTGAGRGIGRAIAVALAHAGFSLCIAARTREELEETRRLSGLEPARSLIALIDLTAEDAADDLVGVAFDCFGRIDVLVNNAGWAPPRTPLMKLRQTEIDRMIALNLRAPIALTRLVAAKMSAAPGGGTIVNIASASARRLPAGESVYAATKAGLIAFTHAAFAELRPANVRLSVIVPGLVDTPLIPNNKRIDRSAMMAAEDIATAIMQIIESPPRTAAVELVLEPRSDPEHPAKRDG is encoded by the coding sequence ATGAATAACCCGAAGCACGAGCATCGTGTCGCGATCGTAACCGGCGCGGGTCGCGGCATTGGGCGCGCGATCGCGGTGGCACTGGCGCATGCCGGGTTCTCGCTATGCATCGCGGCGCGCACGCGCGAAGAGCTCGAAGAAACGCGGCGTCTCTCGGGACTCGAGCCCGCTCGTTCGCTCATCGCGCTGATCGATCTTACGGCCGAGGACGCGGCCGACGATCTCGTCGGTGTCGCCTTCGATTGCTTCGGGCGAATCGACGTCCTGGTCAACAATGCGGGATGGGCACCGCCGCGCACGCCGCTCATGAAGCTGCGGCAAACTGAGATCGATCGAATGATCGCGCTCAACTTGCGCGCGCCGATTGCGCTCACGCGCCTGGTCGCGGCGAAGATGAGTGCGGCGCCGGGCGGCGGCACGATCGTCAATATCGCATCCGCCTCGGCGCGCCGCCTTCCTGCTGGAGAATCGGTTTATGCCGCGACCAAAGCTGGACTCATCGCTTTCACGCACGCCGCTTTCGCGGAACTCCGTCCGGCGAATGTTAGGCTGTCCGTGATCGTCCCCGGCCTCGTCGATACTCCGCTGATTCCGAACAACAAGCGCATCGATCGCTCGGCGATGATGGCGGCCGAAGACATCGCCACTGCGATCATGCAAATCATCGAGTCTCCGCCGCGTACGGCTGCGGTTGAGCTTGTCTTGGAGCCGCGGAGCGATCCCGAACACCCGGCGAAGCGCGACGGCTAA
- a CDS encoding phosphomannomutase/phosphoglucomutase: MNPQVFREYDIRGVVENDFDDDFVVNLGRAYATILTRAGKRTITLGRDCRLSSDALRDLLLEGILAGGINVVDIGVVPTPLLYFSMLHWQMDGGAMITGSHNAAEYNGFKLGVGTTTIHGAQIQALREIIEAGDYVKAAAPGKLSARPVIPDYTNYITSRFHFRNGLKVAVDGGNGCGAAVAVPIMKQLGIEVIELYTEMDGRFPNHHPDPTVEENMRDLVAAVRDNAAIVGIAYDGDADRIGAVDENGRIVWGDELMVAFSRAILKERPGAAIIGEVKCSQRMYDDIAHHGGRPIMWKTGHSLIKSKLREEQAALAGEMSGHMFFADRYYGFDDGVYASFRLLEIISNEKRGLGEILGDLPSSYFTPEIRLDCSDDKKFDVVRRASEFFKSQYETIDIDGVRVNLDGGWGLVRASNTQPALVMRFEATSPERLAEIRATFERKLKELGAF; this comes from the coding sequence ATGAATCCGCAGGTATTTCGCGAATATGACATCCGCGGCGTAGTCGAAAACGATTTCGATGACGACTTCGTCGTAAACCTCGGCCGCGCCTACGCGACGATCCTGACGCGCGCCGGCAAGCGCACGATCACCCTCGGCCGCGATTGCCGCCTCAGCTCCGACGCGCTGCGCGATTTGCTGCTGGAAGGTATCCTCGCCGGCGGGATCAACGTGGTCGATATCGGAGTCGTGCCCACGCCCCTGCTCTACTTCTCGATGCTCCATTGGCAGATGGACGGCGGCGCGATGATAACCGGCAGTCACAACGCCGCCGAGTACAATGGCTTCAAGCTGGGTGTCGGCACGACGACGATTCACGGCGCGCAGATCCAGGCGTTGCGCGAGATCATCGAGGCTGGCGATTACGTAAAGGCCGCGGCGCCGGGAAAGCTGAGCGCGCGGCCGGTAATCCCCGATTACACGAATTACATCACGTCACGATTTCACTTTCGCAACGGCCTGAAAGTCGCCGTCGACGGCGGCAACGGATGCGGCGCCGCCGTCGCGGTGCCGATCATGAAACAGCTCGGCATCGAGGTTATCGAGCTCTACACCGAGATGGACGGGCGCTTCCCGAATCATCATCCCGATCCCACCGTCGAGGAGAATATGCGCGATCTCGTCGCGGCCGTGCGCGACAATGCAGCGATTGTCGGGATCGCATACGACGGCGACGCCGATCGAATCGGCGCGGTCGACGAGAACGGACGCATCGTATGGGGCGACGAGTTGATGGTCGCATTCTCGCGCGCGATTTTGAAGGAACGCCCGGGCGCGGCGATCATCGGCGAAGTGAAATGCTCCCAGCGGATGTACGACGACATCGCGCATCACGGCGGCCGTCCGATCATGTGGAAGACCGGCCACTCGCTGATCAAGAGCAAGCTGCGCGAGGAGCAGGCCGCGCTCGCCGGCGAGATGAGCGGGCACATGTTCTTCGCCGACCGCTACTACGGCTTCGACGACGGGGTTTACGCCTCGTTCCGGCTGCTCGAGATCATCAGCAATGAAAAGCGCGGCCTGGGCGAAATTCTCGGCGATCTACCGTCCAGCTATTTTACGCCCGAGATTCGCCTCGATTGCAGCGACGACAAGAAGTTCGACGTGGTGCGCCGCGCGAGCGAGTTTTTCAAATCGCAATACGAGACGATCGACATCGACGGCGTGCGCGTGAACCTCGACGGCGGATGGGGCCTCGTGCGCGCGTCGAACACGCAGCCCGCCCTCGTTATGCGATTCGAAGCGACCAGCCCCGAGCGGCTCGCCGAAATCCGTGCGACGTTCGAGCGCAAGCTGAAAGAGCTCGGCGCGTTCTGA
- a CDS encoding sugar phosphate nucleotidyltransferase, protein MPRASKLLVNATASALIIAGGRGTRFWPASREARPKPLFAPDGKTSLLAETIARLSPLIQPERIFVLVATAHAKPFRREVTGRIPSRNLIVEPVGRNTAVAIAYGAAVIKRRLGPGTIAVMPADHMITPAQGFRATIASAIRLASERSAIVVIGVPPTRPEPGFGYQQIGAPVGEGFKVARFVEKPALALAERMVKSGKYLWNAGMFVMSSTTLDAELEAHAPALKVAAERLAKSSKAIVDREYPKLKFDSFDRVVAEKSRNVLGVRARFEWHDVGSWDGLITAVSGAGKSFARGEVIAMEAERYLAHSHSRLMVLFGVSDVIAVDTGDAILIAHREHSSRLGEVVKELERRGLRRYL, encoded by the coding sequence ATGCCGCGAGCGAGCAAGCTTCTGGTTAACGCCACAGCCTCCGCGCTCATCATCGCGGGCGGGCGCGGCACTCGATTCTGGCCCGCGAGCCGCGAGGCGCGCCCCAAGCCGCTCTTCGCGCCCGATGGCAAAACGAGCCTGCTCGCGGAAACGATCGCGCGCCTGAGTCCTCTGATACAGCCGGAACGAATCTTCGTGCTGGTTGCCACCGCGCACGCGAAACCGTTCCGCCGCGAGGTCACGGGACGAATCCCGTCGCGCAACCTGATCGTCGAGCCTGTCGGCCGCAACACCGCGGTTGCGATCGCATATGGCGCTGCAGTCATCAAGCGGCGACTCGGTCCCGGAACCATCGCGGTGATGCCGGCGGATCATATGATCACGCCCGCGCAGGGCTTTCGCGCCACGATCGCAAGCGCAATTCGCCTCGCCTCGGAGCGCAGCGCGATCGTTGTGATCGGCGTGCCTCCGACGCGGCCGGAGCCTGGCTTCGGCTATCAGCAAATCGGCGCTCCCGTGGGCGAAGGCTTCAAAGTAGCGCGATTCGTCGAGAAGCCCGCGCTCGCGCTCGCAGAGCGCATGGTTAAGTCCGGTAAGTACCTGTGGAACGCCGGGATGTTCGTCATGTCGAGTACGACGCTCGATGCCGAACTCGAAGCGCACGCACCCGCACTGAAAGTCGCAGCCGAGCGGCTCGCAAAATCGTCGAAAGCGATCGTCGATCGCGAATATCCGAAGCTCAAGTTCGATTCGTTCGATCGCGTCGTCGCCGAGAAGAGCCGCAACGTGCTCGGCGTGCGAGCGCGCTTCGAATGGCACGACGTAGGCTCATGGGACGGCCTGATTACAGCGGTAAGCGGCGCCGGCAAATCGTTCGCGCGCGGCGAGGTAATCGCGATGGAAGCGGAGCGTTACCTCGCGCACTCGCACTCGCGCCTGATGGTGCTGTTCGGCGTAAGCGACGTGATCGCAGTCGATACCGGAGACGCCATCTTGATCGCCCATCGCGAACATTCATCGCGCCTCGGCGAAGTAGTCAAGGAACTAGAACGCCGCGGCCTCCGCCGCTACTTGTAA
- a CDS encoding SRPBCC domain-containing protein, producing MKITSRDELDDRSLVITRTFDAPRELVFDAFTDPKRIASWWGPRGCTVVSCEMDLKVGGSWSIAMRSRRVLDNYNHRYGGTGDGDWIVERQRGGYREIVKPERLVFTYTFLDQAGQPIHETLVTITLSDERGKTKLMLHQASFESSSVCDDHVTGWNEALDRMSEALAA from the coding sequence ATGAAAATTACAAGCCGCGACGAGCTCGATGATCGCAGCCTCGTCATCACGCGCACCTTCGACGCGCCGCGCGAGCTGGTCTTCGACGCCTTCACCGATCCCAAGCGCATCGCGAGCTGGTGGGGTCCGCGAGGCTGCACGGTAGTTTCCTGCGAAATGGATCTGAAAGTCGGCGGCTCATGGTCCATCGCGATGCGCTCGCGGCGCGTCCTCGACAACTACAACCATCGCTATGGCGGCACCGGCGACGGCGACTGGATCGTCGAGCGTCAGCGCGGTGGGTATCGCGAAATCGTCAAGCCCGAGCGCCTCGTCTTCACTTACACGTTCCTCGACCAAGCCGGGCAGCCGATTCACGAAACTCTCGTCACGATCACGCTTAGCGACGAACGCGGCAAAACCAAGCTGATGCTGCATCAGGCGAGCTTCGAGAGCAGCTCGGTCTGCGACGATCACGTGACAGGATGGAACGAGGCGCTCGATCGTATGAGCGAGGCGCTCGCCGCCTAG
- a CDS encoding adenosine-specific kinase codes for MELKTVEIVKPADANVIVGQAHFIKTVEDVYEALVQAVPGIKFGVAFNEASGPCLIRHTGTDAALERAAIDAASAIAAGHVFVVMLGNAFPVNVLNQIKSVTEVCTIFCATANPLKLVVVEEDGARGVIGVIDGSSPKGVEGEAEETERRAMLRRFGYKQ; via the coding sequence ATGGAACTCAAGACTGTGGAAATCGTTAAACCTGCCGATGCCAACGTGATTGTCGGCCAGGCGCATTTCATCAAAACCGTCGAGGACGTTTACGAGGCCCTGGTACAGGCCGTGCCCGGAATCAAGTTCGGCGTGGCATTCAACGAAGCCTCGGGTCCCTGCCTGATTCGACATACCGGAACCGATGCGGCGCTCGAGCGCGCCGCGATCGATGCGGCCTCGGCAATTGCGGCGGGGCACGTCTTCGTCGTCATGCTCGGCAATGCGTTCCCGGTCAACGTGCTCAATCAAATCAAGTCGGTGACGGAGGTCTGCACGATTTTCTGCGCCACGGCGAATCCGCTGAAGCTGGTCGTCGTAGAAGAAGATGGAGCCCGCGGCGTGATCGGCGTTATCGACGGCAGCTCGCCCAAGGGCGTCGAGGGCGAGGCGGAAGAGACGGAGCGGCGCGCGATGCTGCGCCGGTTCGGCTACAAGCAGTAG
- a CDS encoding transglycosylase domain-containing protein, whose protein sequence is MAGGREVKGGKPAAQGARSAQSAKPASAKPRASAQKPARREWRIRGWRVRNIAAAVFLTIFFGLGFYLAQLYAEISTMIAQREAALTSAIYSAPAPLRTGDDVERIGLYNRLDQLSYTLTPLASAPGEYSANPRAVSIYVRAFRVGVKDYPARVVRIILDKTRITDVADAYGVAMQDAMLEPEVIGRLMAGAPAERVEVSLDQLKPYLVKGLLATEDRYFYYHPGFDPIRIVKAAIADVRAHHLVEGASTLTQQLARTFMERRERSFSRKFREFAVAIVLELRLRKSEILERYINDVDMGSYDGTPIEGMPQAARLFFNKDLQEVTPAEAAILIGMVRAPTTYDPRRHPDNALKRRNTVLGIMENNGVIDEAAYKVAIATPIETVKAPGLRRAPYFTDFVTAFVQHIPGFNGDFAGLKVYTTLDTVMQADANDAIIENLARLEKSRHRLAHANPKDKLQSAMVAIDVDTGAIQAMVGGRNYSESQFNRAALAERQPGSAFKPIVYLSALDPSRAPFSPPLTLASLLPDEQMSFNGWTPANYERTYQPQVTVAEALIESLNVPTAYVGNELGAGRIVRTAHELGIGADLPAVLPISIGADEVTLLELVGAYQAFASEGILEEPYAVESVVDAKDHQIYHHEDVSDRVIKPQVAFLITGALKAVLRYGTGASSGRLGLDFPAAGKTGTTQDYKDAYFIGYTPRIAAGVWVGFDQPESIGLTGAQAALPAWTQFMIDSAPADPEDFPEPSGITYATIDPETGGLATSSCPRAVSLPFLVGTAPRFMCPVHGGILASAPSPPPAFSTSPMPASNPPPVAPVASARPSNSDVFGAIGHFFGSIFHH, encoded by the coding sequence ATGGCTGGTGGACGAGAGGTAAAGGGCGGCAAGCCCGCGGCGCAAGGCGCCAGGTCTGCGCAAAGCGCCAAGCCTGCGAGTGCGAAGCCGCGCGCATCGGCACAGAAACCCGCGCGCCGCGAATGGCGCATCCGCGGATGGCGCGTGCGCAACATCGCCGCCGCAGTCTTCCTGACCATATTTTTCGGACTCGGTTTTTACCTCGCGCAACTCTACGCCGAGATCTCGACGATGATCGCGCAGCGCGAGGCCGCGCTCACCTCCGCGATCTATTCCGCGCCAGCTCCGCTTCGCACCGGCGACGACGTCGAACGAATCGGTTTATATAATCGCCTCGATCAACTGAGCTACACGCTCACCCCGCTCGCGAGTGCGCCCGGTGAATATTCCGCCAACCCGCGCGCGGTCTCGATATATGTGCGCGCCTTTCGCGTCGGCGTGAAGGACTATCCCGCGCGCGTCGTGCGAATCATCCTCGACAAGACGCGGATCACCGACGTTGCCGACGCATATGGCGTTGCGATGCAGGATGCGATGCTCGAGCCGGAAGTGATCGGGCGTTTGATGGCGGGAGCGCCGGCCGAGCGCGTCGAAGTCTCGCTCGACCAGCTCAAGCCTTACCTGGTCAAGGGATTGCTCGCGACCGAGGATCGGTATTTTTACTACCATCCCGGATTCGATCCGATTCGTATCGTCAAGGCTGCGATCGCCGACGTGCGCGCGCATCACCTGGTCGAAGGCGCGAGCACTCTCACCCAGCAACTCGCGCGAACCTTCATGGAGCGCCGCGAGCGCTCGTTCAGCCGCAAGTTCCGCGAGTTCGCCGTCGCGATAGTCCTCGAGCTGCGGCTGCGCAAATCGGAAATCCTCGAGCGCTATATCAACGACGTCGACATGGGCTCGTACGACGGCACGCCGATCGAGGGGATGCCGCAGGCGGCGCGGCTTTTCTTCAACAAGGATTTGCAGGAAGTCACTCCAGCCGAGGCCGCGATTCTGATCGGGATGGTGCGCGCGCCCACGACCTACGATCCGCGGCGGCATCCTGACAACGCGCTCAAGCGGCGCAACACCGTGCTCGGTATCATGGAGAACAACGGCGTAATCGACGAAGCGGCCTACAAAGTCGCGATCGCAACGCCGATTGAGACCGTGAAGGCGCCCGGCCTCCGGCGCGCGCCCTACTTCACCGACTTCGTGACCGCCTTCGTGCAGCATATCCCCGGCTTCAACGGCGATTTCGCCGGACTCAAGGTTTACACGACGCTCGACACCGTGATGCAGGCCGACGCCAACGACGCGATCATTGAAAATCTCGCGCGCCTCGAAAAATCGCGTCACCGGCTCGCGCATGCGAACCCGAAAGACAAGCTGCAGAGCGCGATGGTCGCGATCGACGTGGATACGGGCGCGATCCAGGCGATGGTCGGCGGGCGCAACTACTCTGAGAGTCAGTTCAACCGCGCTGCGCTCGCGGAGCGTCAGCCTGGCTCTGCGTTTAAGCCGATTGTCTATTTGTCAGCGCTCGATCCGAGCCGCGCGCCCTTCTCGCCACCGCTCACGCTCGCGTCGCTCCTGCCCGACGAGCAGATGTCGTTCAACGGATGGACGCCGGCCAACTATGAGCGCACCTATCAGCCGCAAGTGACGGTCGCCGAGGCGCTGATCGAATCGCTCAACGTGCCGACTGCCTATGTCGGCAATGAACTCGGCGCGGGAAGGATCGTTCGCACCGCGCATGAGCTTGGAATCGGCGCCGATCTTCCGGCCGTACTGCCGATCTCGATCGGCGCCGACGAAGTCACTCTGCTCGAGCTGGTCGGCGCCTACCAGGCCTTCGCCAGCGAAGGAATTCTGGAAGAGCCGTACGCCGTTGAATCGGTAGTCGATGCGAAAGACCACCAGATTTACCATCACGAGGACGTCTCCGATCGCGTCATCAAGCCCCAGGTCGCGTTCCTGATCACAGGCGCGTTGAAAGCCGTTCTGCGCTATGGCACCGGTGCGAGCTCCGGCCGCCTCGGCCTCGACTTCCCGGCCGCGGGCAAGACCGGCACGACGCAGGACTACAAGGACGCGTACTTCATCGGCTACACGCCGCGAATCGCAGCCGGCGTGTGGGTGGGATTCGACCAACCCGAGAGTATCGGCCTGACTGGCGCGCAAGCCGCACTGCCGGCGTGGACGCAATTCATGATCGATTCCGCGCCGGCAGATCCCGAGGATTTCCCCGAGCCTTCCGGCATCACCTACGCGACGATCGATCCCGAAACAGGCGGCCTCGCAACGTCATCGTGTCCGCGCGCCGTGTCATTGCCGTTCCTGGTCGGCACAGCGCCAAGATTCATGTGCCCGGTCCACGGTGGCATCCTCGCCTCGGCGCCCTCGCCACCGCCAGCATTCTCAACTTCGCCAATGCCAGCATCGAATCCACCGCCAGTAGCGCCGGTGGCGTCGGCACGCCCCTCGAACTCCGATGTATTCGGCGCGATCGGCCACTTCTTCGGCAGCATCTTCCATCACTGA